A DNA window from Hydra vulgaris chromosome 13, alternate assembly HydraT2T_AEP contains the following coding sequences:
- the LOC136090164 gene encoding uncharacterized protein LOC136090164, whose protein sequence is MKKQKSGWEKKKEKIQAELKILQSGQKTLPGFFASSSTTPIPSDSNDTFEAITDEVSSHINSVDFSISKTSDHISIQSLQTLDNIDDSIKLWQRPATGQEVSFITCTHPIQPSSVKNTVSRGYKRNIDNEQDETVRTWLSFNQKREKYFCSVCICFNGDANNIFVTGCPLDPTGRSHHLHNINRHELSVAHSAALDAFFISKAGKSTRHLLDQGIKTVVDQNRFVLKSIIKAFRTLVMQGLPWRDHRNENATAILEPYLRHGNIQALLKLLITVDPMLNEHLRQLSANEKTSQKCKFGKKFGAVGRGSKITWLSNDTFDALLKVFTTQIQKRIISLINKNGVFSIQADSTTDIALCNQMCLVIRTIQKQHQVEIAEYVSYIPLHNVIEERLIDMCEITRGRATNLFTDISNMLDKTNLDWKANCIAHCFDGASVMTKLADHFREATQNVNQHIWCHSHRLSLAVVDHCSLIDHPSIQQLFSMLQNLFNFVNAGYKRCAVFVNTVNGSKHNQGGSRKLAKFLTHKWQGRCKAVTSLIGRFNSEDAEKQVNDGLVVQLISTLDLIAADSDFDVETRGTAFTFLQQVLRKESIILAILYSQMMSHVDELMAIMQFRDSDYSSVNQLISATLLKLEETGKKFDHFWRYADSYCKVLQRNIYGIMKLDPENSELKNDLERLSIAYGNGGGSVRMKQLYAFPRSTFQEIRSLIFGNILTEMRARFSDKGCEDLNTLCSIVCPNMLICKTDKEIDAYNFNTYIAKFPSLNNIDCVSLGQELKILRLYLKALGSRRIGILNDDNEMEDSEAENSDNEERVLAENDYKTGAHKEKNHLVHQCLVCTYKYILQRRALGGSLAMKNTFHIYHHILTISVDIDECERVFSALKHVKNKLRNKLTQEHTRDTLLCYYNADILEEIPLDEIVNIFAAGSHERRRLLLG, encoded by the exons atgaaaaaacagAAATCCGGATGggaaaagaagaaagaaaaaattcaagCTGAGTTAAAGATATTGCAATCGGGTCAAAAAACTCTCCCTGGATTCTTTGCATCATCATCAACTACTCCTATACCATCTGATTCCAATGATACCTTTGAAGCAATTACAGACGAGGTTTCTAGTCACATTAATTCAGTTGACTTTTCAATTTCGAAAACGTCAGACCATATTAGTATTCAATCCCTCCAAACATTGGATAACATAGATGATTCAATTAAACTTTGGCAAAGGCCAGCAACGGGACAAGAGGTAAGTTTTATAACTTGTACCCATCCAATTCAACCAAGCTCTGTAAAGAATACAGTATCCAGAGGTTATAAACGCAATATTGATAACGAACAAGATGAAACTGTACGTACATGGCTCAGCTTTAACCAGAAGAGAGAGAAATATTTTTGCAgtgtatgtatatgttttaATGGTGATGCTAACAACATTTTCGTGACTGGATGTCCGTTAGACCCAACCGGAAGATCACACCATCTACACAACATTAATAGACATGAGCTATCAGTTGCCCACTCTGCAGCATTAGACGCATTCTTTATCTCTAAAGCAGGAAAATCCACTCGTCACCTTCTAGACCAAGGGATTAAAACAGTTGTAGACCAAAACCGTTTTGTTCTTAAAAGCATAATAAAAGCATTTCGCACTCTTGTTATGCAAGGCCTACCATGGCGTGATCACCGAAACGAAAATGCTACCGCCATTTTGGAACCTTATTTGCGGCATGGAAACATTCAAGCCTTGTTAAAACTTCTTATAACAGTGGATCCAATGCTTAATGAACACTTGAGGCAGCTTTCAGCCAACGAAAAGACATCGCAAAAATGTAAGTTTGGTAAAAAATTTGGTGCAGTTGGCAGAGGATCAAAAATTACCTGGCTTAGTAACGACACCTTTGATGCACTACTGAAAGTTTTCACTACTCAAATACAAAAGCGAATTATTagcctaataaataaaaatggtgtTTTTAGTATACAAGCTGATTCAACAACAGATATAGCTCTGTGCAACCAGATGTGTCTTGTAATTCGTACCATTCAGAAGCAACACCAAGTGGAAATCGCTGAATACGTTTCTTACATTCCATTACACAATGTCATTGAAGAGAGGTTGATTGATATGTGTGAAATAACTCGTGGAAgagcaacaaatttatttacagaCATATCTAATATGTTGGACAAAACAAACCTTGACTGGAAAGCGAATTGCATTGCGCACTGTTTCGACGGTGCATCAGTGATGACAAAGCTTGCGGACCATTTTCGTGAAGCTACTCAAAATGTGAATCAACACATTTGGTGTCATTCTCATCGTCTTAGTCTTGCTGTTGTTGACCATTGTAGCCTCATTGATCATCCTTCAATTCAGCAGCTGTTCTCTATGCTTCAAAACCTATTTAACTTTGTAAACGCAGGTTACAAGAGATGTGCAGTATTTGTGAATACAGTCAACGGAAGCAAGCATAATCAAGGTGGAAGTAGAAAGCTGGCTAAGTTCCTTACGCATAAGTGGCAaggaagatgcaaggctgtaaCTAGTTTAATAGGTAGATTTAACAGTGAGGATGCCGAGAAGCAAGTTAACGATGGATTAGTTGTTCAATTAATCTCTACTTTGGATTTAATTGCCGCTGACTCTGATTTCGATGTGGAAACGCGAGGAACTGCCTTTACGTTTCTTCAACAAGTTCTACGAAAAGAGAGTATAATTTTAGCTATATTATATTCCCAGATGATGTCTCACGTGGATGAGTTAATGGCAATAATGCAGTTTCGAGATAGCGATTATTCCAGCGTGAATCAATTAATCTCTGCAACCCTGTTGAAATTGGAAGAAACTGGAAAAAAATTTGACCACTTCTGGAGATATGCTGATTCATATTGCAAG gTACTTCAAAGAAATATATATGGTATCATGAAATTAGATCCTGAAAACTCAGAGTTGAAAAATGATTTAGAACGTTTAAGTATAGCATACGGGAACGGTGGTGGCAGTGTCCGTATGAAACAGCTATATGCGTTTCCGAGATCAACATTTCAAGAAATACGTTCTTTAATATTCGGTAATATATTGACAGAGATGCGTGCTAGATTTAGTGATAAAGGATGCGAAGATTTGAATACTTTGTGTTCAATTGTATGTCCAAATATGCTGATTTGTAAGACTGACAAAGAAATTGATGCGTACAATTTCAATACATATATTGCAAAATTCCCCTCATTGAACAACATTGATTGTGTTAGTCTTGGACAAGAACTCAAAATACTTCGACTCTATTTGAAAGCTCTTGGCTCACGTCGAATCGGGATACTAAATGACGACAATGAAATGGAAGATAGCGAAGCAGAAAATTCAGATAACGAAGAACGCGTATTGGCAGAAAACGACTACAAAACAGGAGCTCATAAAGAAAAGAATCATCTTGTGCACCAATGTCTTGTATGCACTTACAA ATATATTCTGCAACGGAGAGCATTAGGCGGATCTTTGGCAATGAAAAATACGTTTCATATATATCACCATATTTTGACAATAAGTGTTGATATTGATGAGTGCGAGAGAGTATTTTCCGCtcttaaacatgtaaaaaacaagttaagaaACAAATTGACCCAGGAACATACGCGAGATACGTTACTATGTTACTACAATGCGGATATTTTAGAGGAAATCCCTTTAGAtgaaattgttaatatatttgcAGCAGGAAGCCATGAACGACGCCGCCTTCTACTcggatag